From Anoplopoma fimbria isolate UVic2021 breed Golden Eagle Sablefish chromosome 11, Afim_UVic_2022, whole genome shotgun sequence, one genomic window encodes:
- the stx1b gene encoding syntaxin-1B — protein MDEFFEQVEEIRGCIEKLSEDVEQVKKQHSAILAAPNPDEKTKQELEDLTADIKKTANKVRSKLKAIEQSIEQEEGLNRSSADLRIRKTQHSTLSRKFVEVMTEYNTTQSKYRDRCKDRIQRQLEITGRTTTNEELEDMLESGKLAIFTDDIKMDSQMTKQALNEIETRHTEIIKLENSIRELHDMFVDMAMLVESQGEMIDRIEYNVEHSVDYVERAVSDTKKAVKYQSQARKKIMIIICCVILGVVLASTIGGTLGF, from the exons ATGGATGAGTTCTTCGAACAG gtggaGGAGATCAGAGGCTGTATAGAAAAGCTGTCGGAGGATGTGGAGCAGGTCAAGAAGCAGCACAGCGCCATCCTGGCCGCCCCCAACCCTGACGAAA AGACCAAGCAGGAGTTGGAGGACCTCACAGCTGACATCAAGAAGACAGCCAATAAAGTTCGCTCAAAATTAAAAG cAATCGAGCAGAGCATCGAGCAGGAGGAGGGTCTCAACAGATCATCAGCAGACCTCAGGATCCGCAAGACACAG CACTCGACGCTGTCTCGTAAGTTTGTGGAGGTGATGACTGAGTACAACACCACGCAGTCCAAGTATCGCGACCGCTGCAAGGACCGCATCCAGAGACAGCTGGAGATCA CTGGGAGAACCACCACCAACGAAGAACTAGAGGACATGTTGGAGAGTGGCAAGCTGGCCATCTTCACCGATGAT ATCAAAATGGACTCTCAGATGACCAAGCAGGCTCTGAACGAGATCGAGACCCGACACACCGAGATCATCAAGCTGGAAAACAGCATCCGTGAGCTGCACGACATGTTCGTGGACATGGCCATGCTGGTGGAGAGCCAG GGAGAGATGATTGACAGAATTGAGTACAACGTGGAACACTCTGTGGACTACGTGGAGCGAGCCGTATCCGACACTAAGAAGGCCGTCAAATACCAGAGCCAGGCCCGCAAG AAGATCATGATCATCATCTGCTGCGTCATCCTCGGCGTGGTCCTGGCGTCAACCATCGGCGGCACGCTGGGCTTCTAA